From Deinococcus aquaticus, one genomic window encodes:
- the ispG gene encoding flavodoxin-dependent (E)-4-hydroxy-3-methylbut-2-enyl-diphosphate synthase has product MNRRQTVSVNVGGVMVGSAHPVVVQSMTNTDTANAEATAIQIAQLARAGSEIVRVTVNTREAAAAIPDIVARLQEVGIEVPIVGDFHYNGHILLREFPETARLLAKYRINPGNVGAGQHHDANFATMIEVAREFDKPVRIGVNWGSLDQQVLARLMDENTAAGSPKTGTDVMIDAMVVSALESARYAESLGLAHDKILISVKVSSAPELWQVYRQLAPLCDYPLHLGLTEAGMGMKGIVASSAALAPLLIEGIGDTIRVSLTPEPGASRKLEVEVAQQILQSLGIRQFLPQVTSCPGCGRTTSVFFQELAQKIQDYIRDTMPDWKARYPGVEDMQVAVMGCIVNGPGESKHANIGISLPGTGEDPRAPVYQDGKLLTTLRGPRIAEDFQELMEKYVEQRYGRQEVTA; this is encoded by the coding sequence ATGAACCGTCGTCAGACCGTCAGCGTGAACGTCGGAGGCGTCATGGTGGGCAGCGCCCACCCAGTCGTCGTGCAGTCCATGACGAACACCGACACCGCCAACGCCGAAGCCACCGCCATCCAGATCGCCCAGCTGGCCCGCGCGGGCAGTGAGATCGTGCGCGTCACCGTCAACACCCGCGAGGCCGCCGCCGCCATCCCCGACATCGTCGCCCGCCTTCAGGAGGTCGGGATCGAGGTGCCCATCGTCGGGGACTTCCACTACAACGGCCACATCCTGCTGCGCGAATTCCCGGAGACGGCGCGTCTGCTCGCCAAGTACCGCATCAACCCCGGCAACGTCGGGGCCGGTCAGCACCACGACGCGAACTTCGCCACCATGATCGAGGTCGCCAGGGAATTCGACAAACCCGTGCGCATCGGCGTGAACTGGGGCAGCCTCGACCAGCAGGTCCTGGCCCGCCTGATGGACGAGAACACCGCCGCCGGCAGCCCCAAGACCGGCACGGACGTCATGATCGACGCGATGGTCGTCTCCGCCTTGGAAAGTGCCCGCTACGCCGAATCCCTCGGGCTGGCGCACGACAAAATCCTGATTTCCGTGAAGGTCAGCTCTGCCCCGGAACTCTGGCAGGTGTACCGCCAGCTGGCCCCGCTGTGCGACTACCCCCTGCACCTCGGCCTGACCGAGGCGGGCATGGGCATGAAAGGCATCGTCGCCAGCAGCGCCGCCCTCGCACCCCTCCTGATCGAAGGCATCGGCGACACCATCCGTGTCAGTCTCACCCCGGAACCCGGCGCGAGCCGCAAACTGGAAGTCGAGGTCGCCCAGCAGATCCTCCAGAGCCTCGGCATCCGCCAGTTCCTCCCGCAGGTCACCAGCTGCCCCGGCTGTGGCCGCACCACCAGCGTCTTCTTCCAGGAACTCGCGCAGAAAATCCAGGATTACATCCGCGACACCATGCCCGACTGGAAAGCCCGCTACCCCGGCGTGGAGGACATGCAGGTGGCCGTCATGGGCTGCATCGTGAACGGCCCCGGCGAGAGCAAACACGCCAACATCGGCATCAGTCTGCCCGGCACCGGCGAGGACCCCCGCGCGCCCGTCTACCAGGACGGTAAACTCCTGACCACCCTGCGCGGCCCCCGCATCGCCGAGGACTTCCAGGAACTGATGGAGAAGTACGTCGAGCAGCGCTACGGCCGCCAGGAGGTGACCGCATGA
- a CDS encoding alpha-amylase family glycosyl hydrolase, which translates to MTVFPLLSTQHDHTPAYTETLGAPLGSSVRVRVRTTLSVTDVHLKFVRVGEIESVPAREVTPLGDGAGRWFEADLPVHEGRVLYAWQLNFTNDHLHLTALGLHRTRRGFRSWFTYLTGHTAPEWAWESVFYQIFPDRFRNGDPSNDVQTGEYVYGDRVVEQVEWATPIDSWGDIHGHYGGDLNGITQALPYLTDLGITGLWLTPIFVSPSNHRYDITDYRHVDPHLGGDEAWEELVQAADRAGVKIMLDGVFNHVGNENALFRAALDAESAPERGMFTWRDEPGKLPYHAFFDVPTLPKIDYRNEAAVQEFFSGEESVVRHWLRRGAAGWRLDVAHMIGSGGTDEDNLPLHRTLKRAAREERPDAYVFGERFYDPEHALDGQGEDGSMNYHGFGLPVMQWLARANMTFEPSGLGGEELVEILWDAYHALPPQVALSMFNVLESHDIPRALYRLGNDRTRFLAGVTLLMGYAGVPCTYYGSEVGVTQSRDGAMPWCRESMPWDESQWDTDLRAGMKALIAVRRGSRALQRGGLRFLHAEEDAVAFLREYTHADGRTERAAVIASRRPGPHELTLSLPGGEWRDAVTGQTFLGGHVTLDASGGRILLG; encoded by the coding sequence ATGACCGTGTTTCCCTTGCTGTCCACCCAACATGACCACACGCCCGCCTACACCGAGACGCTCGGCGCGCCGCTGGGCAGTTCCGTGCGCGTGCGCGTCCGCACGACCCTGAGTGTCACGGACGTTCACCTGAAGTTCGTGCGGGTCGGTGAGATCGAGTCCGTCCCGGCGCGCGAGGTCACGCCGCTGGGTGACGGCGCGGGCCGCTGGTTCGAGGCGGACCTGCCGGTTCACGAGGGCCGCGTGCTGTACGCGTGGCAACTGAACTTCACGAACGATCACCTGCACCTGACGGCCCTGGGACTGCACCGCACGCGCCGGGGCTTCCGCTCGTGGTTCACGTACCTGACGGGCCACACGGCACCCGAGTGGGCCTGGGAGAGCGTGTTCTACCAGATCTTCCCGGACCGCTTCCGGAACGGTGACCCCAGCAACGACGTGCAGACTGGCGAGTACGTGTACGGCGACCGTGTGGTCGAGCAGGTCGAGTGGGCCACCCCCATCGACAGCTGGGGGGACATTCACGGGCATTACGGCGGGGACCTGAACGGGATCACGCAGGCGCTGCCGTACCTGACGGACCTGGGCATCACGGGGCTGTGGCTCACGCCGATCTTCGTGTCGCCCAGCAACCACCGCTACGACATCACCGACTACCGGCACGTGGACCCGCACCTGGGCGGCGACGAGGCCTGGGAGGAACTGGTGCAGGCCGCCGACCGGGCCGGCGTGAAGATCATGCTGGACGGCGTGTTCAACCACGTCGGCAACGAGAACGCCCTGTTCCGCGCGGCGCTGGACGCCGAGAGTGCCCCCGAGCGCGGGATGTTCACGTGGCGGGACGAGCCGGGCAAACTGCCGTACCACGCGTTCTTCGACGTGCCGACCCTGCCGAAGATCGATTACCGGAACGAGGCGGCCGTGCAGGAATTCTTCAGCGGCGAGGAGAGCGTCGTGCGCCACTGGCTGCGGCGCGGCGCGGCCGGCTGGCGGCTGGACGTGGCGCACATGATCGGTTCGGGCGGCACGGACGAGGACAACCTGCCGCTGCACCGCACCCTCAAGCGGGCGGCGCGTGAGGAACGCCCGGACGCGTACGTGTTCGGCGAGCGCTTCTACGACCCGGAGCACGCGCTGGACGGGCAGGGCGAGGACGGCAGCATGAACTACCACGGGTTCGGCCTGCCGGTCATGCAGTGGCTGGCGCGGGCGAACATGACCTTCGAACCCAGCGGCCTGGGCGGCGAGGAACTCGTGGAGATCCTGTGGGACGCGTATCACGCGCTGCCGCCACAGGTGGCCCTGAGCATGTTCAACGTGCTGGAATCGCACGACATTCCGCGCGCCCTGTACCGCCTGGGCAACGACCGCACGCGGTTCCTGGCGGGCGTGACGCTGCTGATGGGGTACGCGGGCGTGCCCTGCACGTACTACGGCAGCGAGGTCGGCGTGACGCAGTCCCGGGACGGCGCGATGCCCTGGTGCCGCGAGTCGATGCCCTGGGACGAATCGCAGTGGGACACGGACCTGCGCGCAGGCATGAAGGCTCTGATCGCCGTGCGCCGGGGGTCGCGGGCGCTGCAACGCGGCGGCCTGCGCTTCCTGCACGCCGAGGAGGACGCCGTGGCCTTCCTGCGCGAGTACACCCACGCGGACGGGCGCACAGAGCGGGCCGCCGTGATCGCCAGCCGCCGCCCAGGCCCGCACGAACTGACGCTGTCCCTGCCCGGCGGCGAGTGGCGGGACGCCGTGACCGGGCAGACCTTCCTGGGTGGGCACGTCACGCTGGACGCCAGCGGGGGCCGCATCCTGCTCGGCTGA
- a CDS encoding NADH-quinone oxidoreductase subunit 15 has product MSHADDSALYTQWVTLLGWLESSAAARGLSFEKVADFPDYIYRMERPYDLPTTVMSVSVGVGGQPLLIAAVSPRHVDLKGVSLRLMGGSKHWHLHAGSGGTLLEGKRPFTRERLDALLDSTLRSNAV; this is encoded by the coding sequence ATGTCACATGCAGATGATTCGGCGCTGTACACGCAGTGGGTCACGCTTCTGGGCTGGCTGGAGAGCAGCGCGGCGGCGCGCGGCCTGTCATTCGAGAAGGTCGCGGACTTCCCGGACTACATCTACCGCATGGAACGCCCCTACGACCTGCCCACCACCGTCATGAGCGTCAGCGTGGGCGTGGGCGGGCAGCCGCTGCTGATCGCGGCCGTCAGCCCCCGCCACGTGGACCTGAAAGGCGTGTCGCTGCGCCTGATGGGCGGCAGCAAGCACTGGCACCTGCACGCCGGGAGCGGTGGCACGCTGCTGGAAGGCAAGCGTCCCTTCACGCGCGAGCGACTGGACGCCCTGCTGGACAGCACCCTGCGCAGCAACGCCGTGTAA
- a CDS encoding divergent PAP2 family protein yields MNSFADLIGNRWLWVAVLSSTGAQVMKVLLILLLERRWHPGAFMETGGMPSSHSAMVAALTTGVGITEGLGSPLFAASAVFALIVMYDATGVRHSSGQQARLLNELVGELRAVVREGFAPLPLRVLMGHTYLEVLVGTLIGIAAGFIAFGGQSA; encoded by the coding sequence GTGAACTCCTTCGCTGACCTGATCGGCAACCGCTGGCTGTGGGTCGCGGTGCTCAGCAGCACCGGCGCGCAGGTCATGAAAGTCCTGCTGATCCTGCTGCTGGAACGCCGCTGGCACCCCGGCGCGTTCATGGAGACCGGCGGCATGCCCAGCAGTCACAGCGCCATGGTGGCCGCCCTGACCACCGGCGTGGGCATCACCGAGGGCCTGGGCAGCCCGCTGTTCGCGGCGAGCGCCGTGTTCGCCCTGATCGTCATGTACGACGCGACCGGCGTGCGCCACAGCAGCGGCCAGCAGGCCCGGCTCCTGAACGAACTGGTCGGGGAGCTGCGCGCTGTGGTCCGCGAGGGCTTCGCGCCGCTGCCCCTGCGCGTCCTGATGGGCCACACGTACCTTGAAGTGCTGGTCGGTACCCTGATCGGCATCGCCGCCGGATTCATCGCCTTCGGAGGCCAGAGCGCCTGA
- a CDS encoding bifunctional 5,10-methylenetetrahydrofolate dehydrogenase/5,10-methenyltetrahydrofolate cyclohydrolase, which produces MTTDRAAARNLGGPPAAAALLDAATRLAATLPVTPSVAFIRVGDDPASESYVRGKAKKAAELGLHSHVHALPADTTQADLHALIGTLNADHGVHGVLLQLPLPAHLNADAALACIDPRKDVDGLHPVSAGLLWQGQPGLRPCTPAGVMALLDHYQLPVAGQHAVIVGRSALVGRPLAGLLLNADATVTVAHRATPDLGAVTRRADLLIVAAGQAHLITPDMVRPGATVIDVGINRVPTDTGKARLTGDVHPDVAAVAGALTPVPGGVGPMTVAQLMMNTVQAAQNQTAHDQAAQMQADQSNGASGELLR; this is translated from the coding sequence GTGACCACGGACCGGGCCGCAGCCCGGAACCTGGGCGGCCCACCAGCGGCCGCCGCGCTGCTGGACGCCGCAACCCGGCTGGCCGCCACGCTGCCCGTCACGCCGTCCGTCGCGTTCATCCGCGTCGGAGACGACCCCGCCAGTGAAAGTTACGTGCGCGGCAAGGCGAAGAAAGCCGCCGAGCTTGGGTTGCACAGCCACGTGCACGCCCTGCCGGCCGACACCACCCAGGCCGACCTGCACGCCCTGATCGGCACCCTGAACGCCGACCATGGCGTGCACGGCGTGCTGCTGCAACTCCCGCTGCCCGCCCACCTGAACGCCGACGCGGCCCTGGCCTGCATCGACCCGCGCAAGGACGTGGACGGCCTGCACCCGGTCAGCGCCGGACTGCTGTGGCAGGGGCAGCCGGGCCTGCGCCCCTGCACGCCCGCCGGGGTGATGGCCCTGCTGGACCACTACCAGCTGCCGGTGGCCGGGCAGCACGCCGTGATCGTGGGCCGCAGCGCCCTGGTCGGGCGGCCCCTGGCGGGCCTGCTGCTGAACGCCGACGCGACCGTGACCGTCGCCCACCGCGCCACGCCGGACCTGGGGGCCGTGACCCGCCGCGCCGACCTGCTGATCGTCGCGGCCGGGCAGGCGCACCTGATCACGCCGGACATGGTGCGCCCCGGCGCGACCGTCATCGACGTGGGTATCAACCGCGTGCCCACTGACACTGGCAAGGCCCGCCTGACCGGCGACGTGCACCCGGACGTGGCTGCCGTGGCCGGGGCGCTGACGCCCGTGCCGGGCGGGGTTGGCCCCATGACGGTCGCGCAACTGATGATGAACACCGTCCAGGCCGCCCAGAACCAAACAGCCCATGACCAAGCAGCACAGATGCAGGCAGACCAGTCGAACGGAGCGAGTGGTGAACTCCTTCGCTGA
- the nusB gene encoding transcription antitermination factor NusB: MTRRREKAAAPVGTRRAAREFAFRVLFEADRGDLPMQSVFNRAENAMRAGDDTFPVLSEEALVFAQQLVSGISAARPDIDATLRRTIRGWSFDQMAQTDLNILRLATFEMTGTTEPHPPIIESAVRIARKFGGDDSGRFVNGVLAGLSRALPRPETPAAPAPQREVFEQTPGPDASEPDAPHPAAPRTPGEPE, translated from the coding sequence ATGACCCGCCGCCGCGAGAAGGCCGCCGCGCCCGTCGGCACCCGCCGCGCCGCCCGCGAATTCGCGTTCCGGGTGCTGTTCGAGGCGGACCGGGGCGACCTGCCCATGCAGAGCGTCTTCAACCGCGCCGAGAACGCCATGCGCGCCGGTGACGACACCTTCCCGGTCCTCAGCGAGGAAGCGCTGGTGTTCGCGCAGCAACTCGTGAGCGGCATCAGCGCCGCCCGCCCGGACATCGACGCGACCCTGCGCCGCACCATCCGCGGCTGGAGTTTCGACCAGATGGCGCAGACCGACCTGAACATCCTGCGACTGGCGACCTTCGAGATGACCGGCACGACCGAACCCCACCCGCCCATCATCGAGAGCGCCGTACGCATCGCCCGGAAGTTCGGCGGTGACGACTCCGGCCGCTTCGTGAACGGCGTGCTGGCTGGCCTGAGCCGCGCCCTGCCCCGCCCGGAAACCCCGGCCGCGCCCGCCCCGCAGCGTGAGGTGTTCGAACAGACCCCCGGACCCGACGCCTCCGAACCCGATGCGCCCCACCCCGCCGCGCCCCGCACGCCCGGCGAACCCGAGTGA
- a CDS encoding Asp23/Gls24 family envelope stress response protein, whose translation MTTNTEIEISKSVLTDIAATTLDGIEGAEIAAASLKVGEVLRNQNPGRKARALRVTREGNDVTVEVGLNVEFGRNLLALSEKAQQAVRENIELMTGLKVRAVNVTVQNVCLPKGSAA comes from the coding sequence ATGACGACCAACACCGAAATCGAAATCAGCAAGAGTGTCCTGACCGACATCGCCGCCACCACCCTGGACGGCATCGAGGGCGCCGAGATCGCCGCCGCCAGCCTGAAAGTCGGCGAGGTGCTGCGCAACCAGAATCCCGGCCGTAAGGCCCGCGCGCTGCGCGTCACCCGCGAAGGCAACGACGTGACCGTCGAAGTCGGCCTGAACGTCGAATTCGGCCGGAACCTGCTGGCGCTCAGCGAGAAAGCCCAGCAGGCCGTGCGTGAGAACATCGAACTGATGACCGGCCTGAAGGTCCGCGCCGTGAACGTCACCGTGCAGAACGTCTGCCTGCCCAAAGGCAGCGCCGCATGA
- the ligA gene encoding NAD-dependent DNA ligase LigA, with product MDQAAFDRYLALRAEVARHNRAYHEQDAPEIPDSEYDALARDLRALETENPDWAARAAEADGSELSPAQAVGGAPAGAFVPVNHPTPMTSLDNAFSDEELDDWREKLARALNLPADHDDFTFTGELKIDGLSVNLYYLNGELQWAATRGNGVTGEIVTAQVATVPGIPTSLPGLSGELEVRGEVYMSRADFAAFNEQAEELGTPLLKNPRNGAAGALRQKDPEVTRTRNLRAIFYSLGRRDGVPATTQGEVLAWLAAQGFPVSAYSETLRGVSAAADYHARMTAQRQTFEFDADGTVLKLDPLRLQEETGFTSRAPRWAIAYKFPVEEVETTLEAITVNVGRTGKLAPLAHLAPRLIEGSTVSRATLHNEDFIRDLDLHIGDTVVVRKSGGVIPQIMRVLHDKRPEGAQPFEFPTHCPECGHEVSRADGDANTYCPNPACPSQAFERIRYFVSRGAMDVRGIGEKLVAQLIDTGLVRDVSDLYTLNAEQLAGLERGGDKKAQNILAQLDTSRTKPLWRLVNALGMNHVGERNAQALARAFGTLDALLAATPEAIENVPGLGGVIAQSVTAALADPSMRGVIERLRAHGVTPAEEVTRRGEQLSGLNFVITGTLTRPRDAIKAQLEAAGGRVTGSVTGKTSFLIAGEEAGSKLTRAQELGVSVLTEAELADLLRDRGVTDAPDTDTPDTPTS from the coding sequence ATGGATCAGGCTGCGTTTGACCGTTACCTTGCGCTGCGGGCCGAGGTCGCCCGCCACAACCGCGCGTACCACGAGCAGGACGCCCCGGAGATCCCGGACAGCGAGTACGACGCGCTGGCCCGCGACCTGCGCGCCCTGGAAACCGAGAACCCCGACTGGGCCGCCCGCGCCGCCGAAGCGGACGGCAGCGAGCTGAGCCCCGCGCAGGCCGTGGGCGGCGCGCCCGCCGGGGCCTTCGTGCCGGTGAACCACCCCACGCCCATGACCAGCCTCGACAACGCCTTCAGCGACGAGGAACTGGATGATTGGCGCGAGAAACTGGCCCGCGCCCTGAACCTCCCGGCCGACCACGACGACTTCACCTTCACGGGCGAACTGAAAATCGACGGCCTGAGTGTCAACCTGTACTACCTGAACGGCGAACTCCAGTGGGCCGCCACGCGCGGCAACGGCGTGACCGGCGAGATCGTGACCGCGCAGGTCGCCACCGTGCCCGGCATTCCCACCAGCCTGCCCGGCCTGAGCGGCGAGCTGGAGGTGCGCGGCGAAGTGTACATGAGCCGCGCGGACTTCGCGGCCTTCAACGAGCAGGCCGAGGAACTCGGCACACCCCTGCTGAAAAACCCCCGCAACGGCGCGGCGGGCGCGCTACGGCAGAAGGACCCGGAAGTGACCCGCACCCGTAACCTCCGCGCGATCTTCTACTCGCTGGGCCGGCGCGACGGCGTGCCCGCCACCACCCAGGGCGAGGTGCTGGCGTGGCTGGCTGCGCAGGGCTTCCCGGTCAGTGCGTACAGCGAGACGCTGCGCGGCGTGAGCGCCGCCGCCGACTACCACGCCCGCATGACCGCCCAGCGCCAGACCTTCGAGTTCGACGCGGACGGCACGGTCCTGAAACTGGACCCGCTGCGCCTGCAGGAGGAAACGGGCTTCACCAGCCGCGCGCCCCGCTGGGCGATCGCGTACAAGTTCCCGGTCGAGGAGGTCGAGACGACCCTGGAGGCCATCACCGTGAACGTGGGCCGCACCGGGAAACTCGCGCCGCTGGCGCACCTCGCGCCGCGCCTGATCGAGGGCAGCACCGTCAGCCGCGCCACGCTGCACAACGAGGACTTCATCCGCGACCTCGACCTGCACATCGGGGATACGGTCGTGGTCCGCAAGTCCGGCGGCGTGATCCCGCAGATCATGCGCGTCCTGCACGACAAACGCCCCGAGGGCGCCCAGCCCTTTGAGTTCCCCACCCACTGCCCCGAGTGCGGGCACGAGGTCAGCCGCGCCGACGGTGATGCGAACACCTACTGCCCGAACCCCGCCTGCCCCTCGCAGGCCTTCGAACGCATCCGGTACTTCGTGTCGCGCGGCGCGATGGACGTGCGCGGCATCGGCGAGAAACTCGTCGCGCAACTCATCGACACCGGACTGGTGCGGGACGTCTCGGACCTGTACACCCTGAACGCCGAGCAGCTGGCCGGCCTGGAGCGCGGCGGCGACAAGAAAGCGCAGAACATCCTCGCGCAGCTCGACACCAGCCGCACGAAACCGCTGTGGCGACTCGTGAACGCGCTGGGCATGAACCACGTGGGCGAACGCAACGCGCAGGCACTGGCCCGCGCCTTCGGCACGCTGGACGCCCTGCTGGCCGCCACGCCTGAGGCCATTGAGAACGTGCCGGGACTGGGCGGCGTGATCGCCCAGAGCGTCACGGCGGCCCTGGCCGACCCCAGCATGCGCGGCGTGATCGAGCGGCTGCGCGCCCACGGCGTCACCCCGGCCGAGGAGGTCACCCGGCGCGGCGAGCAGCTGAGCGGCCTGAACTTCGTGATCACCGGCACCCTGACCCGCCCGCGCGACGCCATCAAGGCGCAGCTGGAGGCCGCCGGGGGCCGCGTGACCGGTAGCGTCACCGGCAAGACCAGTTTCCTGATCGCCGGGGAAGAGGCGGGCAGCAAACTGACCCGCGCGCAGGAACTCGGCGTGAGCGTCCTGACCGAAGCCGAACTGGCCGACCTGCTGCGTGACCGTGGCGTGACGGACGCGCCGGACACGGACACGCCGGACACCCCCACTTCCTGA
- a CDS encoding transcriptional regulator — translation MTPDAAGPENTGNALSEPGPVVAIPVYAGVSELELGVMMTVCRLCGGEGASLTVNRSRASIVTAGGLVSTPHVLYAALPEPAGLLLPGGPGAARVSRDPLLRAFLAGHAALPTGASGSGALLCGEAGTLTGRVVGGPADLSDTLWGFGVAGVQAGQVVTDGPLMTTPAGLPALQAALHVAARVWGEEAAAQAADQIGYRPL, via the coding sequence ATGACCCCGGACGCCGCCGGACCCGAGAACACTGGGAACGCGCTGAGCGAGCCGGGGCCGGTCGTGGCGATTCCCGTGTACGCCGGGGTCAGCGAACTGGAACTGGGCGTCATGATGACCGTGTGCCGCCTGTGCGGCGGCGAGGGCGCGTCCCTGACCGTGAACCGCTCGCGGGCCAGTATCGTCACGGCGGGGGGGCTGGTCAGCACGCCGCACGTGCTGTACGCGGCGCTGCCGGAACCGGCGGGCCTGCTGCTGCCCGGCGGTCCCGGCGCAGCCCGCGTCAGTCGTGATCCTCTGCTGCGCGCCTTCCTGGCAGGGCACGCGGCCCTGCCGACCGGCGCTTCGGGCAGCGGGGCGCTGCTGTGTGGCGAGGCAGGCACCCTGACCGGGCGCGTGGTGGGCGGCCCGGCCGACCTGAGCGATACCCTGTGGGGGTTTGGCGTGGCGGGCGTGCAGGCCGGGCAGGTGGTGACCGACGGGCCGCTGATGACCACCCCGGCGGGTCTGCCGGCCCTGCAGGCGGCGCTGCATGTGGCGGCGCGGGTGTGGGGCGAGGAGGCGGCCGCGCAGGCTGCCGATCAGATCGGTTACCGGCCACTCTGA
- a CDS encoding DUF3208 domain-containing protein, whose product MLCGVSTSEPQAGGRAAVRLLQGYVWHPQGADIELEHYLPHELDLTPGTADDQEAAHVLWDGVTPPFAFFENGEPTASQAFYQFTVLRVYGERPSNDALHDDATAASQLLGPLLDGTPEGFGWQLWEDLRDL is encoded by the coding sequence ATGCTGTGCGGCGTGAGTACCAGTGAACCGCAGGCCGGGGGCCGCGCTGCTGTCCGCCTGTTGCAGGGTTACGTGTGGCATCCGCAGGGCGCCGACATCGAACTTGAACATTACCTGCCGCACGAGCTGGACCTGACCCCGGGCACCGCCGACGATCAGGAGGCCGCGCACGTCCTGTGGGACGGTGTGACCCCACCGTTCGCGTTCTTCGAGAACGGCGAACCGACTGCCTCGCAGGCGTTCTACCAGTTCACGGTGCTGCGCGTGTACGGCGAGCGGCCCAGTAACGACGCCCTGCACGACGACGCCACCGCGGCCAGTCAACTGCTGGGGCCGCTGCTGGACGGCACGCCCGAGGGCTTTGGCTGGCAACTCTGGGAGGACCTGCGCGACCTATGA